The sequence ATGCAGAAAACAAGTGGTCAGCGTTCGGTGGTCTTTGGGCTCGTCATTGACCATTTTTTGCTGCTAGTTAGTGCTTGATGGGTTGATGTTTTATCTTGCATCCTATCATACCCTGGCTGGTAGATAGATTAAAGTGGATATGTCTTACAAGTTTAGCAAACACAATTTTCAGAAAAATTGGATCAAAGCTCCCATTGTaattgtgtatatatatatgtaggacTTGCACAAATTTTTCACGTTTGTATCTCTGTCTCATAGCTCGAGAATGTCTAATGAGACGGCGGCATACGATCAATGGGTCAATTCGGGGAAGGCGACGGCATTGCCGTGGAGCTTGTGGCTCTACAGAAAGCTCCAGAGTCTTGGATTTCAGTTGGTTCTCTTGACGGGTCGGAAGGAGCATCATCGCAACTCCACCGAGCAGAATTTGATGGCTGTTGGCTATCGTTCATGGAAAAAACTAATCTTGAGGTAATATACATTGGCCCCGCTAGCTTTGATCATGTATCTTCCTTTCTATACATTTGTTGATATATCTCATTGTTATTTTTATGGCAGTAAagaaatgaaaatatttaataaaaaagagatgattttttttcattatcTCAATAAATGGGCGCACTTTAACGGTTTAATTATTATTTGGTAATATGAGATAATGAGTGAGTTTGAAGTATTTGATTTGCAGTGGAATACAGAAAACAAGACATGTATGAACATTGATTGTAATTTATTTTGAGAAAGGGAGGAGTTAGGCTCATGCAAAAGGGAAAAGATGCAAGCTTGAGATATAAGCTTGGAATAAAAGTGGGGATATAGTAGACCAGAAGGGTGTATAGTCGACGAACATTCcaaacatatgtatatataaagaATTTGCTGCATCATTTTGAACTTACCATGCCattttgaagaaaaataattgaaaaacaAGTTCTAAATTTTGAATACTTTCTGGCAATTTGTTATGTGTTTTCCCATTAATATGAACAGATACTACCTTATGATATATTGAAccctcttcatgagaaaaatGTTCTTTCACTGCTTGTTTGAAACTAAATGTATGTATATTTGTTGTAGATATGTGTATGGAGACAATGTTATCTACTTGATGGATCTTCTATCAAAAATATTAGCTAATTGATGGTGTTTCTGGTGAGGCAGGGAATCCTTGGATGCCACCAAGACAGCTATGACATATAAATCAGAGAAGCGAGCAGAGTTAGAGGCTGAAGGGTACAGGATTCACGGGAGCTCTGGAGACCAGTGGAGTGATCTTCTGGGTCCACCAATGGCCAAGCGATCCTTTAAGTTACCAAACCCCATGTACCATATTCCGTAGTCCCTTGGCTCGCCTTCCTCCTATAAGGCTTCTTATACCATGTCATacttataatttaaaataagcTTCTAACTTaacttatattaaaatattttatgatggAATTTTATTTaaacaatctctctctttttttggtaaaaacaaTCTTTCTCTTGGAAGAGTGCTTAAAGCTTGGGAACCTGAGAAAATAATTTGCAGAGAAAATGTTAACCCTTATGGCACTCTAATTCCCCTGCTAACAAAATAATTTGTATACTAGTTACCCTCCTGGTAATCATGTATGGTCACATTCATTTGAATATATTTGTGGTCTCCAAGGGACGGAAGTTTTCATCAATAAAGATGCCAGATTCATGCTAAAATGGTGCTCATTACAAGAAGCTTGTTTATTGGTTGGCATCCAATGGTGAAAGTTAGATTGGCGGCATACTGTGAGCTGATCAAGGCAAGCCTATGTTAATGTTTTTAAAATCTACAGATTTGTACAGGGTTCCAAAATTTTGATGGTAGAGGAAAGAGATATGGAAGAGGGCCTTAAGATGGTCTTGAGACGCATCAAGACCATCCATCCCAATATAAGAGAGAGATCCTATGTACCGTTCTATCTTCAAAGAACCATAGCTGATCCAAGAGAGATAAGCTCAACTATTCCCCCATCGTCCACTCTAACTTATGTAACGAGAACTAATAGCGAATTGGTTAACCGATAGTGCAAAAATATGTAGATAGGCTCTTGGCTCACCTTTCTTCTCGAGTGAGTCTTGCGTGGACCAACTTATATGCTAGGATTTTCTAGTCCACTCGGAGTAAGAATTTCCTAGTAACACAAGCGAAGGCAGATTCCTAGTGCCACAAGCGAAGGCAGATTCCTAGTGCCACAAGCGAAGGCAGACCTTTAGTTTGTTATGAAATTTGACATGGTCATTGttgaaatagaagaaaaagaaaagagaattgtATTTCTGTATCTCTGTTATAATATACAGGAACAACATTTATATAAACTAGGAAGCTGACGAAGTTTGGTAAGATCGACTAAGTTTGGtacaatcaatcataaatcaatCAAGATAAAGTTTGGTAAGACtgactaagtttggcacaatcaatcaatcaatggaTTCTAACATCCTTCCTCAACTTAAGGTGGTAAAGTAGACACCAACTTGAGTTTGGAAACAAGAGATCGAAAGATACCAGGAGGATGAGCTTTGGCGAAGACGTCCGTAAGCTGATCAGCCGTGGAAACCGGATCACGAATGTACTAAAAAACTAATGTACTAGATCAAGAGTACCAGTAGGAGTTGCTAAGGTTTGGAGCACGACCGTGTTTGCTAAATTTATCCGCCAAGCTTCTAACGGTACGGTTTGACGTGCTGCTGCTGGAATTTGGAGCGAGATGTGCCTGCCAAGTCTACTCGCCAAGATTCTGACGGTATGATTTGACGCGTTGCTGCTGGGGTTTGAAGTGAAACCGTGCCTGCCAAGTTTACTTGCCAAGCTTTTGACGATACGGTTTGATGCGTTGTTGCTGGGGTTTGGAGCGAGACCACGCCTGCCAAGTTTACCGCCAGATTTTTGACGGTACGGTTTGACGCGCTGCTATTAGGGTTTGGAGCGAGACCGCGCCTGTTAAGTTTAACCGCCAAACTTCTGACGGTACGGTTTGACGCACTGCTGTAGGGGTTTGGAGCGGGACCGTGCCTACCAAGTTTACCCATCAAGCTTCTAACGGTACGGTTTGACGCGCCACTG is a genomic window of Phoenix dactylifera cultivar Barhee BC4 chromosome 4, palm_55x_up_171113_PBpolish2nd_filt_p, whole genome shotgun sequence containing:
- the LOC103714339 gene encoding acid phosphatase 1-like, with the translated sequence MPQFHHLLLFSLVASAAASQTYLKTVAEDPIDGLAEDPKVQYCESWRLAVETNNAGEWKKVPSRCVDVVADYIKGPQYLIDSKMVARLSHAYAKTVKLAGDGKDLWVFDVDETLISNFLHYTVHGYDSRMSNETAAYDQWVNSGKATALPWSLWLYRKLQSLGFQLVLLTGRKEHHRNSTEQNLMAVGYRSWKKLILRESLDATKTAMTYKSEKRAELEAEGYRIHGSSGDQWSDLLGPPMAKRSFKLPNPMYHIP